The following is a genomic window from Methanofastidiosum sp..
TGATTTTTCAATAATAAATATTGTTTTAAGTTTTTCCTTATTAATTTTGTAGATTTCGTAATAATCAGGGATAATTTTATATATTAATTTACTATTTACTTTATAAATAAAGGGGGAGTTTTATTGGGAGAATCGCTAGTCATATCTTCAGGAAAGGGAGGAGTGGGGAAAACAACAATTTCGGCTAATTTGGGTATAGCTCTTTCTGAGATTGGACTTAATGTTTTAATTTTTGATGCAGATATTACTATGGCTAATCTTGAGCTAATATTTGGAATGGAAGGACTGCCAAAGACTATCCAAGATGTACTCGAAGATAAAGCAAGACCTCAAGATATAGTATATGCTGGCCCCGGCGGTGTAAAAGTCGTCCCTGCAGGCCTATCGCTAAGAAGGCTAAAAAAATCCGATCCTGATAAAATTAATGAAATATTTAAATATTTTGTAGAAAAAGTTGATTTGTTAATAATCGATGGGCCCCCAGGTCTCGAAGTAGATGCAGTGACTTCTATCGCAGCATCACAAAATATGCTTTTGATTGTAAATCCTGAGATTACCTCGTTATCCGATGCATTGAAAATAAAACTTGTAGCAGAGAAATTAGGCACAAGAATTCTTGGGGTTATCGTAAATAGAGTTAGAGGAGACCCAACAGAAGTTTCAGGGCCTGAAATAGAAGCAATACTTGAACTTAGGATAATTGGTAATATCCCAGAAGACCAAATAGTAAAGAAATCAACAACTCTAGGAAAACCTTTTGTAATATTGGACCCAAAATCTCCGGCCTCACTAGCTATTAGAGAGATTGCTAAAAAAATTGCGGGAAAGAAGGTGGAATTTGAACCCTCTACAAAATCCATGAATAAACTAATGGGAGGGCTATTTGGGAGATGAAATTATGGCATTGTTAGATATAATGGTTAATAGCTGGATTATAATTTTTATTATAGCCATAGTCAGTATAATAATCAATGTAATCTTAGGGGTTAAGGTTTATATGCAAAGAGAAGAGCTCGATAGATTACGCGGTGGCAGATTGTCTCGTGAGGAACTTGAGATATTAAGGGCACGTCTTGCTAGAATAAAGAAACTATCTAAATAATTTTATTATTCTTCCTCAAACTAGTAATATTTCTACCTATAATTACAAAAATTAATTACTAATTCTAAACATTAAAAATACTTATTGTTAATCAATAACTACCAAAAGCTTTATATAGTTATTAAATCATAATTGGTAGTGGATATTCATAACTTGGTGGAACAATGAAAAATTCCAATTATTCATATTTGCTAAATGTATTTTTATTATCGATATTCATTATCAGCGTTGTTGCAACCCCTGTCTTGGCACAAGGTGTAATATCTGGGAGAGTAACCGATACCAACGCAACACCACAAGGAATCAGTGGTGTTATAGTTGACGCTTATAAGGCAAACGATACCAATGCTTGTCCAACGATAAAAGGAATGGCAACAACTGATGTCAACGGTACTTATTATATATATCCATTAGAATATGGTAAATATGCAATAAGAGCTTATGCACCAGGTTATTTATCAAATTCTACATTAGCAGATACCTGTATTTCGTCATGTTCTCCAGATTTTAATTTAACACTTCAGGATACAAATGGGATTGTAATAGGGCATGTATATGAGCCAGATGGAATAACTCCTATCGAAGGTGCAACTGTAAAAGCTTATTATCCTGGTACAGAGAATGTATTAGCAAGTTCTTTAACATCTGCGGACGGTAATTATACTCTTTCTAATCTTGGTGGCATATATGATATTGAAGCCTCAGGAATAGGGTGGCTTCCAAAAAAAATGACTATAAACGTACCTCATCCTTTGGGACTAATCATCCAAGACTTTGTTCTTTTACCTGGGCCTTATTACGATCCTGACGCGGTATTCATGGGGTGGATAGAAATTGGAGATCTCACAGTTGTAGGAGATTACACTATACTACTTAAAGACCTTCAAAGAAGACACCCAATAATGCCGCCGGAAAGGGGTATCTTGGAGGTATATAGAAAGGGAACAATGGTAATACAACAGGTTGTCGTGCCTGGAGATACATTATTCATTGATGAAATTATTAAAATTAAGGTAAATGAAATTAATGATCATGAAAACGCTAATTATTTTGGAAGATACAAACTTAATATCACTGTGACTAGGAGAAAGGAGCCTGAATTGTCTATTAATTTGACCAATCTTTATAGGGGAGAGATAGATGACAAAGATAGAACTTTTTTGAGGGGAAGCAAGGAAGGCATTAAAACAGTACTTTTAGGAGATACTGATATCAACGCAAGTTCAGGGTCTGTTGAGTTTGATGACAATAATTATAATTTCAATGTTTCTGCAATAAATGGAAACATTCAATATGTATTTAATTTTAAAGAAGTGAACGGCTCATTCGTTCAACCGGGGCATCTATATAAAGGAGACATTGTTACTATAGGGAAAGATACCACGTGTAAGAATATTAGGCAACTTGTTATTTATGAGATGAATGGGAACTCGGTAATTTGGGCACCAATAATACATTCCATAATGAAACCAGAAGATTTTGATTTTGAAACAGAAAATGAAATTGAGAAACCACAGTCAGATACTAACTTCTGGTATGTAACTGAGATTGAGAATACTGGAGACATACCTGCAAAAAATGTTAAAATCCATGTAACAGCAAAAGATTTTATTTTTCTGAGTGGAAATAACTGTTATTGTGGTTCTGATAAAGAAGCATGTCTTGAAATAAAATCAATGGAACCTGGGGAAAAAAGACTGATAGTGTTTAAATTTAAAGCTCCTCAAACTGATTACTTGAAAGTATCACCTATCCAGATTGATTTGTCCTATCAAATGGCTTATTTTAATGAAAAAGAACAGGAAGTAATACAAGATTATTCAAAAAGCGATAAAACTTTGATAACTATAGTTCCAAAACAACCAGAATTTCAGATTACAAGAAATATTGTTAAAGAAAAACTTTTTGTCGGAGAAACAACTGATGTTGAAATCAGAATAAAGAACACTGGAGATATACCGGCTACAAAAATAAAATTAATTGATTATATTCCTGATGGATTTGAATTAATCGATGGTAGCGCAACAATGAACATCGATAAGATGGCAAAAAATGAAACATTCACTTTAATCTATAAAGTAAAAGCTCTTGAAATGGGAGAATTCGATTTCAAAACTGAACTACTTTTTGAAGATGAAGCCGGAAAAAAATACAAAACTACTTCAAAAATTGAACCAGTTTCAGTTAGCAAGGAATTTCCAAGACTTGAGATACTCAAGAAATTGGATAGAGTTACAATATCCAGAGGAGATTCCGTTATTGTAGTTTTAGTTGTAAGAAATACTGGAAATAAGATTGCAAGAGATGTGCAGGTTCTTGATTTTGTTCCCGAAGGATTCAGACTGATTGACGATCCAAAAACAAAAAGAATAGAATATACTATCGCTGAATTAAAACCGGAACAAGAAAGAATGTTTAAGTATATTATAACTGCATCTTATCCGGGAGAATATAAAATAGGCGACACAAAATTATTGTATTACGATCTTGAGGGCCACAGCTTTGAACATATAGCATCTGGTACCTCGGTAAGAGTTAATGGCGAGCCCAAAATAACAATATCCAATATTCAGTATTTTAATGAAGATTATTCTTTTGCGGATTACAAATATGTTGACATTGTCTTAACTTTAACAAATACAGGGGATGGACTTGCAAAAAAAATAAGTTATATCAATGCTATTTCTGGAGATATAGAGCTCATTGACGGTCAATTAGGGGGATTTCTAGATGATCTAAAACAGGGCGATTCAAAGACAACTAAATTCACAGTTAGAGTGCTTCAAGAAAACAAAGATAAGATATTCACAATTAATACTTCTTCAGAATTTGAAGATATAGCTGGCAAGAAAGCCAAATCTGAAGTATCCACAAATATTACTATTGGCGGAAGAACTCCAAATATAAATCTGATAAGACAAGAATCTGATTACAAATCAGACGTAATTAGAATTGGGCATATTATACCTGTAGTAACAATAATCGCTAACTCAGGCGACGGAGATGCTAAAAATGTTAGGATTGAAGATAGAATCCCTTCAAATTTTCAAGTAACAACAGGTATTAACTATTGGGGTGGCCAATTAAAACCTGAGGAGAGGGTAACTTTAAGATATACTTTAGTGCCTTCCCAGGGAGGAGAATATCAAATTGGCCAAACTTTATCGACATATGAAGATGAGTGGGGAGTCAAGGGAACAAAATCATTGTCTCCAACCCTAGTCACAGTTTGGGGCCCTTCAATCTCTAGAGTTATCTCTATCAATGAAATTCAAGAAGATGAAACAATAAAGATAACTTATACAATTAAAAACTGGGGAAAGGACGATATTTATGAAGTAAAAATATTTGAAGCTCTACCTCAAGGATTTGAAATAATTTCGGGAGATAAGGAAATAATAATTGGAGAAATTAAAGCAGGAGTTGAAGTATCAAGAGAATTACAGGTAAAAGCTACAAAATCTGGAGCATTTATCTTAGAAGATTCGAAATTTTACTGGAAAAATGTTTTTGAGGAATTAAAATCTTTTGACATTGAAAGAACAACTATAAGTGTCAAAGCTAAAGCGGCACCTCAAACTAGTCTACCCAATGTTCCTCAATCAGTAACTCAAACAATACAAGATATTAAGTCATCACCATATGCACCTTTTATTTTAATTGCAATCATTGTATTACTTTTGTCAGTAGTGGGGTACGCAGTTTATAAATCAATGAGATCAAAGGGGCCATCGACTAAATCTCTCGCATCAAAAAACGGTAAACCGCCACTTGAGCCACAGACTGACAAAAAAGTAAAAACTAAATCTAGAAAAGGATTCAACTTATTATCAAAACAAAAAGAAAATGCAGTCAAACCTGACCAAAAGTCACCTGTAGCTGGATTCGAAACTCAGGCCAAATCATTAACCAAAGAGTCAAAAAAAGAGAAGAAAATTTTTGGGCTATTTTCTAAAAAAGAAAAATTACCAAATAGAGAAAAAGCACCCACACCAGTATCTCCAAGTCTTGAAGTTGAAAATAAATTTAAAGAATTTGTAACACGTGAAGAAGATAAAAATAATATAACAAAAGATCAAACTGGTCAAGAATTACTTGGTAAAAGAGTCGCACCTCCTGCGATAAAACAAAAACAAAAGAGTAAATTTTCATTATTTTCAAAGAAAAGTGAGGGAATACCTCAAGATACAAAGTCGTTTACGCTGTCTCATTTATATAAATCCCAAGAAAATAAAGATAAAAAGGAACAACTAAGAAAAGAATTAGAATCAGTAAGTATTTTAGAGGAAGATCCACCTACATTAAAAGAGAAATTTAAAAATAATAATGGGAGATTAGAAGCAAAATTCTCTTCATCAAATAATCCGATAACAGAGGAGACAATAGAGGCAAGATCGCCGAGAGTGGAATTTAGACCTCCTGAGGAAATAAGAAAAGAACTTGAGGAGCTTAAATCAACATTACAAGATAAGGAAAAAATAGAAGCTCTTGATCCATTAGAAATAGAATCTATGAGGTCTGATATTTCAAAGACTCTAGAAGAGATAGAAATAAGACAAGAGAAGATTGCAAGAGAAGAGCAAAGAGAAATTTTGGAGGAGTCTTCCCATATAGAGCTAATGGATAGAAAAGAACTTGATGAATTTCAGACAAAAATATTAAATGAAATTAATGAGATTGAATCTAAGAAACATATTGATTTTGAAGAAGAACAATTGAAAGAGGTAAAGGGGAGGGTTGTACCCAAGAATGTTAATTTAGAACTTCCGCCGTCTGTAGAAAGAGCATACAAAGAATTCAAACAAAATAAGAACAATGGTGAACCTGAAAATCCATTCAAAGAAGGGGGCAATGGGCCAATTAAGAAGACTAGTTCTTGGACAAATAACTTTAAACACAACAACACTTCGCCAGAAATACCTTCTTCAATAAGGGAATTACTAGAAAAAAGACCCTCGAGTAATAATGATACATACACCACAACACCAGATATAAAAGAGATTATTAAAGGGAAAAAGGAAACTACAGACAGGTTCTATTCTAAAAATTCTACATCAATACCAGAACCAAAAGAAGTAATAAAAGGTAAGAAAAAGAATCAAAGATGACCTTATTCGATTAAATTATAGTGTGTAATCTGCTAAAAATTTCGCCTGTTATCAAATGATGATTTTTCTTCCTCCTTATCTACCAATTCCATAAAGTTGCCCAGTACTACTGGCTCAAGCTTTCGCCAGAAAGCTTTCTCTGGTGTTTCAAGATTGTCCCAGTCTAAACTCATGTGCGGTCTTATCTCGTTATACCAATGCACGAACATTTCAAATGATTCAAATCCGCTTCGATGTCGCTTGTACAGGTGAAACCATTTCTCTACCTTGCCGTTTGTCTGTGGGTGGGCTCGTCTGCAGAGTATATGCTTGATGTCATAGGATTTACAGAATTCCTCAAAGCTGTGGGAAGCATTTCCACACTTGTCCCGCCTATTGGCATAAAATTCAGAGCCTCTATCCGTTATTACTTCATGAAATTTCATTACATGCTCGTATTTATGGAAAGCCTCTTTGAGAAGTGATATGGCAATTTCAGCGCTCTGGCGCTTAAATTCTCCTCCTGAGAGTATTTTCCGGCTTGCGTCATCTAAAACAACGCATACTGAGGTCCCGTTTACTCCTGTTGACCAGTCCATATGCACTGTACTAAGAGGATACGTTCTCTCAAACCTAATCCAATCCTTTTTTCTTACCCTCTTATTTGGATTTTCTACCGATATTCCCATCTCCCTAAGCATTCTATTTACAAGCATGTTGTCTATTGGCGTGCCCCTCTTTTTACGAATGTATTTGGCAATTGCTGGTGCGCCTGACCTTGTCACTTCCCATACATTTTGTATTTCCCTTCTAAGATTGGCAGGATAAACTCCATATGGATATCTGCCAGATCTATTTATCTTTGGCATGTCGTTTGTACGCTCGTATTCCTTTACTATCTGCTGCACTCGGCGCTGACTTACGCCAAATTGTTTTGCAACTAGCTTTGTGGGTAGTTTGTAATCCACTACCCGCATCACTATCGTTTTTGCCTTCTCATCGTCTAGCTTCATGTTTATATTAGAAAAATCATGATTTAAAGCTAGGCGAAATTTTTAGCAGATTACACATTCGATTAAATTATACGAAAATCTTTTATAACTATTTTTGTAAACTTATTCGTGCTTTAATGTCCCGCTTTGTATCTCAGAATATTACAAATATTAAACCTGTAATTGAGTCAATATCCGAACTGACAGGTGAATGTTTGTTTACAATAAACAAGAAAGGGATTTTCATTGAAGGGACAGATCCTTCCCTCATCTCAAAAGTTGAATTTTTTATACCTTCCAATACTTTCGATAAATTTGAAATGGATGTGGAAGAATCAGTAGGGATTAATATAGATTCTTTTGCTAGGATATGTAGAAGGGCGCATACTGGAGAATCAATGATAATTGATATTAATTCAAAAGCAGGCAAGATTGAACTAACGATGAAAAGCGATTTTAAAAGAAAATTTGAATTTACTTTACTTTCCACTACAAATTTTAATATCCCTCTTTTAAATCCAAAATATTCTACTTTCATTGAAATAGATAGCAAAGTCTTTAGGGATATAATAAAAGACATGGCTGTTATAGGTGGGACAATTCTTTTTTCAGTCCATAAAAATAATATTTCTATCTTATCTGAAGATTACACTTCAAAAGCGCTGGCAGAAATATCTTCAGAATCAAAATCCATAAAAAAATTTGAAGCCAAATCTATCCAACGTTCGAAGTATAATCTTAACTATATTTTGAGCTTCTTAAATGCATTTTCAATTTCAGATTCTCTTAAAATATCTGTCGGGGGAACTAAACTCCCACTGAAACTCGAATATCCACTAATTGATGAAGGTCGGTTTACCCTATACCTTGCTCCAATGGAGATATGATGAAACTTTTATTTTTCTTGTCGGGGGGAAGTACTCTATTCTCTAAAGAAGAAGTTATTTCTCTGCTAAATTCTTATGAGATAAAATATGAAATAGCATATAGTGAGGGGCAATTGTTAATTTTGGACGCTAATATATCCAATACGGATTTTCTTTTCAGACTAGGATTGACCCATTTTGTATTAGATATCCTCTCTGATTTTGTAATTGATGAAAAAATTGATAGAATTCTATCAGATATTCAATGGAATTCTCAACTCAACTTTGACAGACCTTTTAAAGTAAGAGTTAAAAATATAGAGAAGAAGAAATATGGTAATTTAGAGCTTCTTATTGCAAGGTCCATATCAAAATTCTTTGAAGATAAAATCAAAGCAGATTTAACAAATCCAGTGGACGAAATAGTTGGTTTAGTTTCTAATAATAAACTGTACATAGGCAAAAAAATCTTTGAGAGAAACAAAAAAGATTTTAATATAAGAAAGCCACAGTTGAGACCATTCTTTTCACCCACTTCAATAGACCCCCGTATTGCAAGAGCAATGATTAACATTTCAGGGGCTCAAAGAGAAATATTAGATCCATTCACGGGAACTGGCGGAATCCTAATCGAAGCTGGACTCATAGGTCTTGATACGTATGGTCTTGATATTGAGGAAAAAAGTGCATTAGGAACAAAAATGAATCTTTTGAATTATGGAATAAAAAACTTTGACATTAGAGTGGGAGACGCAAGGAAAATATTTGAAACATTTGGGAGAGGTTTTGAGACCATAGTTACAGATGCACCATATGGGCGTTCAACTAAAATAGATAAAGATAAGGAGAAGATGTACAGAGATTGTTTCTTTTCAATACTTGAATCATTCCAAAAACGATGTGTAATTGGGCTCGATAAGGAATATCCTTTCGATGAAATAGGATTTCACATCGAAAACATCTATAGCTTTAGGGTGCACAAAAGTCTTACTCGATATCTCCATGTCTTAACACGATAATTAACTAATTGTAACTGATTAAAGCCAATAATTTTTATAATTATAATATTAAGAATAATATAATATTATTGTTATTCAATAATTAAATAAATCCTTTTCAAAATCGTGTATTTTGAAATCTAAATAATGAAAATCCAATTAAAATAAAGGATATAAAAATAGATAATTTATTCTTTCTCAGATTCTTTAGCGGAGATCATTCTTTCTTTTATATCCTCAGGTTCGCCTATGAATACCACTTTTCCATCTTTCATGAATCCGGCTCTATCACAAACATCAACTATAAAATCTGAGTCATGAGTTACTATTAAAAATGTTTCACCCAATACTTCTCTTGCTTTTCTTATGGACTTTGCTACAATTTTCCTTGTAAAAGGGTCCATTGTGCCGGTAGGTTCATCGAGGATTACTATTCTTGGTTCTTTGATTAATACTTGGGCCAATGCAACTCTGTGCTTTTCTCCGACTGACAATGCATCAGGCATTTTATTTAATATTTCTTCCAATTCCTTTGGATCTTCAAAGCCAACTCCTTCAAGAACTGAAATAACCTTCATTTTTCCTAATTCTTTTGGCAGTTTAATTCCTATTGAGTCAGTAAGATTCTGAAGTACATTTTTATCAGGATAAAGAGCATATTCCTGATGAAGAATCCCCATGTAAAGCATTGCTTTTCCTTTTCCCAAGAATCCAGGCTCTTTCATATCTACCCATTCATCACCAATTCTGATGTTTAGTTCACCTTCAGTAAAAGGGGTTATACCAGCAATCATTCTTGAAACAGTAGTCTTACCTGTTCCACTCTTTCCCACTAGGCCAAAAATCTCTTTTTCGTTAATTGAAAAAGTAACCCCATCAACAGCCTTTACAACTCCACGGGATATTGAGTAATAGTATTTTTTTACATCCCACAGTTCGATTATACTGCTACCAATTCCTGGGAACCTTACTTTTTCTTCGGGCAATAGTTTTGCCATGAATGCATTAACAACATCTTTGGAATCGCCCTCTTGGATTATTTTTCCGTTTTCAAGCCATACAGCTTTTTGTGCCAATAATTCAATTGCCTCAGGCCAATGGGATGTGACAATTAAAGACATACCTTGTTTAACTGCATCTAGTAATGCATTATGAACTGTGCTCGCAGTTAAAGGATCCAAAGTTCCAGTTGGTTCATCCGCTAGAAATAACATTGGATTAATGGCAAGTTGTCTGGCAAGAACAATCCTCTGCTTTTCTCCACCAGATAAGTCTCTTGCGATATGTGTCATTCTCTGGACCATATTTACTTTTTGTAACAGTTCTATTATTTTAGGTATTACCATATTTCTTGGTGTTTCAGTATCTCTGAAAGCATCCTGCATATTCTCCATTACTGTCTTTTCACCGTAAAGAGAAAAGGTACGCTGCAACATAATTGCAGTTCTTTTTCTTATTGGATTAAAAAAAGGTTTATCTTCCCAGAAATCTACTTTCTTTAAAATCATTTTTTCATTACATTTGGTACACAAAGTGTCTTTTTTACTTGGGGAATCAATTTTCATACACTTAGGACAATAAGAAACATTGTAGAATACTTTACCTTCTGTGGGTTTATATCCTCTGGTACCTCGCAATATGTTGATGAGAACAGATTTACCGCTACCACTTTTTCCCAATAATCCTAGAGATTCTCCTTCTTTTACTTTGAAGGATACGTTATCAAGGATCTTCTTACCATCATATGTAATTGATAAATTTTCAACTTCTAATAGATATTCGCTCAAGTTAATCCCCATTTATTGTTTATGTTGATGTTAAATCATCTAACTATATTTAAGTTTTTGGATTCGAATATAAATTCATAAATATTTCCTTGATTATCAACTTATAAATAAGTATATTTATTTTCAAGTTTTG
Proteins encoded in this region:
- the atwA gene encoding methyl coenzyme M reductase system, component A2 yields the protein MGINLSEYLLEVENLSITYDGKKILDNVSFKVKEGESLGLLGKSGSGKSVLINILRGTRGYKPTEGKVFYNVSYCPKCMKIDSPSKKDTLCTKCNEKMILKKVDFWEDKPFFNPIRKRTAIMLQRTFSLYGEKTVMENMQDAFRDTETPRNMVIPKIIELLQKVNMVQRMTHIARDLSGGEKQRIVLARQLAINPMLFLADEPTGTLDPLTASTVHNALLDAVKQGMSLIVTSHWPEAIELLAQKAVWLENGKIIQEGDSKDVVNAFMAKLLPEEKVRFPGIGSSIIELWDVKKYYYSISRGVVKAVDGVTFSINEKEIFGLVGKSGTGKTTVSRMIAGITPFTEGELNIRIGDEWVDMKEPGFLGKGKAMLYMGILHQEYALYPDKNVLQNLTDSIGIKLPKELGKMKVISVLEGVGFEDPKELEEILNKMPDALSVGEKHRVALAQVLIKEPRIVILDEPTGTMDPFTRKIVAKSIRKAREVLGETFLIVTHDSDFIVDVCDRAGFMKDGKVVFIGEPEDIKERMISAKESEKE
- a CDS encoding DDE-type integrase/transposase/recombinase, with translation MKLDDEKAKTIVMRVVDYKLPTKLVAKQFGVSQRRVQQIVKEYERTNDMPKINRSGRYPYGVYPANLRREIQNVWEVTRSGAPAIAKYIRKKRGTPIDNMLVNRMLREMGISVENPNKRVRKKDWIRFERTYPLSTVHMDWSTGVNGTSVCVVLDDASRKILSGGEFKRQSAEIAISLLKEAFHKYEHVMKFHEVITDRGSEFYANRRDKCGNASHSFEEFCKSYDIKHILCRRAHPQTNGKVEKWFHLYKRHRSGFESFEMFVHWYNEIRPHMSLDWDNLETPEKAFWRKLEPVVLGNFMELVDKEEEKSSFDNRRNF
- a CDS encoding N-6 DNA methylase — encoded protein: MKLLFFLSGGSTLFSKEEVISLLNSYEIKYEIAYSEGQLLILDANISNTDFLFRLGLTHFVLDILSDFVIDEKIDRILSDIQWNSQLNFDRPFKVRVKNIEKKKYGNLELLIARSISKFFEDKIKADLTNPVDEIVGLVSNNKLYIGKKIFERNKKDFNIRKPQLRPFFSPTSIDPRIARAMINISGAQREILDPFTGTGGILIEAGLIGLDTYGLDIEEKSALGTKMNLLNYGIKNFDIRVGDARKIFETFGRGFETIVTDAPYGRSTKIDKDKEKMYRDCFFSILESFQKRCVIGLDKEYPFDEIGFHIENIYSFRVHKSLTRYLHVLTR
- the minD gene encoding cell division ATPase MinD, which gives rise to MGESLVISSGKGGVGKTTISANLGIALSEIGLNVLIFDADITMANLELIFGMEGLPKTIQDVLEDKARPQDIVYAGPGGVKVVPAGLSLRRLKKSDPDKINEIFKYFVEKVDLLIIDGPPGLEVDAVTSIAASQNMLLIVNPEITSLSDALKIKLVAEKLGTRILGVIVNRVRGDPTEVSGPEIEAILELRIIGNIPEDQIVKKSTTLGKPFVILDPKSPASLAIREIAKKIAGKKVEFEPSTKSMNKLMGGLFGR
- a CDS encoding DUF11 domain-containing protein; this translates as MKNSNYSYLLNVFLLSIFIISVVATPVLAQGVISGRVTDTNATPQGISGVIVDAYKANDTNACPTIKGMATTDVNGTYYIYPLEYGKYAIRAYAPGYLSNSTLADTCISSCSPDFNLTLQDTNGIVIGHVYEPDGITPIEGATVKAYYPGTENVLASSLTSADGNYTLSNLGGIYDIEASGIGWLPKKMTINVPHPLGLIIQDFVLLPGPYYDPDAVFMGWIEIGDLTVVGDYTILLKDLQRRHPIMPPERGILEVYRKGTMVIQQVVVPGDTLFIDEIIKIKVNEINDHENANYFGRYKLNITVTRRKEPELSINLTNLYRGEIDDKDRTFLRGSKEGIKTVLLGDTDINASSGSVEFDDNNYNFNVSAINGNIQYVFNFKEVNGSFVQPGHLYKGDIVTIGKDTTCKNIRQLVIYEMNGNSVIWAPIIHSIMKPEDFDFETENEIEKPQSDTNFWYVTEIENTGDIPAKNVKIHVTAKDFIFLSGNNCYCGSDKEACLEIKSMEPGEKRLIVFKFKAPQTDYLKVSPIQIDLSYQMAYFNEKEQEVIQDYSKSDKTLITIVPKQPEFQITRNIVKEKLFVGETTDVEIRIKNTGDIPATKIKLIDYIPDGFELIDGSATMNIDKMAKNETFTLIYKVKALEMGEFDFKTELLFEDEAGKKYKTTSKIEPVSVSKEFPRLEILKKLDRVTISRGDSVIVVLVVRNTGNKIARDVQVLDFVPEGFRLIDDPKTKRIEYTIAELKPEQERMFKYIITASYPGEYKIGDTKLLYYDLEGHSFEHIASGTSVRVNGEPKITISNIQYFNEDYSFADYKYVDIVLTLTNTGDGLAKKISYINAISGDIELIDGQLGGFLDDLKQGDSKTTKFTVRVLQENKDKIFTINTSSEFEDIAGKKAKSEVSTNITIGGRTPNINLIRQESDYKSDVIRIGHIIPVVTIIANSGDGDAKNVRIEDRIPSNFQVTTGINYWGGQLKPEERVTLRYTLVPSQGGEYQIGQTLSTYEDEWGVKGTKSLSPTLVTVWGPSISRVISINEIQEDETIKITYTIKNWGKDDIYEVKIFEALPQGFEIISGDKEIIIGEIKAGVEVSRELQVKATKSGAFILEDSKFYWKNVFEELKSFDIERTTISVKAKAAPQTSLPNVPQSVTQTIQDIKSSPYAPFILIAIIVLLLSVVGYAVYKSMRSKGPSTKSLASKNGKPPLEPQTDKKVKTKSRKGFNLLSKQKENAVKPDQKSPVAGFETQAKSLTKESKKEKKIFGLFSKKEKLPNREKAPTPVSPSLEVENKFKEFVTREEDKNNITKDQTGQELLGKRVAPPAIKQKQKSKFSLFSKKSEGIPQDTKSFTLSHLYKSQENKDKKEQLRKELESVSILEEDPPTLKEKFKNNNGRLEAKFSSSNNPITEETIEARSPRVEFRPPEEIRKELEELKSTLQDKEKIEALDPLEIESMRSDISKTLEEIEIRQEKIAREEQREILEESSHIELMDRKELDEFQTKILNEINEIESKKHIDFEEEQLKEVKGRVVPKNVNLELPPSVERAYKEFKQNKNNGEPENPFKEGGNGPIKKTSSWTNNFKHNNTSPEIPSSIRELLEKRPSSNNDTYTTTPDIKEIIKGKKETTDRFYSKNSTSIPEPKEVIKGKKKNQR